One Dioscorea cayenensis subsp. rotundata cultivar TDr96_F1 chromosome 15, TDr96_F1_v2_PseudoChromosome.rev07_lg8_w22 25.fasta, whole genome shotgun sequence genomic region harbors:
- the LOC120276923 gene encoding transcription factor MYB102: protein MGRAPCCDKNGLKKGPWTPEEDQKLIDYIQKHGHGSWRTLPKNAGLARCGKSCRLRWTNYLRPDIKRGRFSFEEEETIIQLHSILGNKWSAIAARLPGRTDNEIKNYWNTHIRKRLLRMGIDPVTHSPRLDLLDFSSFLAPSLYNQTQLDVSRLLGIEPLVNTELLRIATNLLTSQCQNSNMVNQRLQHQSLISNPPQVQDHTLTAFQPPQQQQQQQLQNSIPDISATICTTSNAPFFGDQQSQLVQANAGHFQADVQTNTWQTSSHAQCDIQDNYGPLPTFNSQYPQQLISQHLSTDDYNQAFQIQNNNHGFDFSPVLSTTTSSPTQLNSSPSTYINSCSTEDDRDSYSSNLFNFQIPDLLDVSEFL, encoded by the exons ATGGGACGTGCACCTTGTTGTGATAAAAACGGACTCAAGAAAGGGCCATGGACACCAGAGGAAGACCAGAAGCTCATTGATTACATCCAGAAGCATGGCCATGGGAGCTGGAGAACACTGCCCAAGAATGCCG GACTTGcaagatgtggaaagagctGCAGACTCCGGTGGACCAACTATCTGAGACCAGACATCAAAAGAGGAAGGTTCtcgtttgaagaagaagaaacaatcaTTCAGCTGCACAGTATTTTGGGAAACAA ATGGTCTGCAATAGCTGCTCGTCTGCCCGGAAGAACAGACAATGAAATCAAGAACTACTGGAACACACACATCAGGAAAAGGCTTCTCAGAATGGGAATTGATCCAGTGACACACAGCCCTCGCCTTGATCTTCTTGACTTCTCTTCCTTTCTGGCTCCATCCTTGTACAATCAGACTCAATTAGATGTCTCAAGGCTGCTCGGCATTGAACCTCTTGTCAACACCGAGCTACTAAGAATTGCAACAAATCTTCTAACTTCTCAATGCCAAAACTCCAACATGGTTAACCAACGCCTCCAACATCAAAGCTTAATCTCCAATCCTCCTCAAGTCCAAGACCACACCTTGACAGCGTTCCAGCCACCccaacagcaacagcaacagcagCTCCAGAACAGCATCCCTGACATCTCAGCTACAATCTGCACCACATCAAATGCTCCATTCTTTGGTGATCAACAGTCACAGTTAGTGCAAGCCAATGCTGGACATTTCCAAGCAGACGTTCAAACAAACACATGGCAAACATCCAGCCATGCACAGTGCGACATCCAAGATAACTATGGCCCGCTGCCAACGTTTAACTCACAATATCCCCAGCAACTGATCTCACAGCATCTTTCTACTGATGATTATAATCAAGCCTTCCAAATACAAAACAACAATCATGGGTTCGATTTCTCTCCAGTTCTGTCGACCACCACATCCAGCCCTACCCAGTTAAACTCCTCCCCGTCCACATATATCAACAGTTGCAGCACTGAGGATGACAGAGATAGCTACTCCAGCAATTTGTTCAACTTCCAAATTCCTGACTTACTTGATGTCAGTGAGTTCTTGTAA
- the LOC120276881 gene encoding LOW QUALITY PROTEIN: uncharacterized GPI-anchored protein At4g28100-like (The sequence of the model RefSeq protein was modified relative to this genomic sequence to represent the inferred CDS: deleted 4 bases in 3 codons), producing the protein MKKPNVPHLPFSLCLLSLQCLMTVQTSTVPAYPSSDLPYSNQTCRLDLSAELFGGVGEACGRSLDRSRCCPVLAAWLFAAHARFALDLHSYPPTSPSTSPLDPADDSLPMMPDSDSQRCVAALHGALVADDIHLPRPNSTCDTVLCFCGIRLHELGSLSCPAAFTVSENRNATPTAALKGLEVACRNASYAGCTRCLGALQKVKGGGVEAMSSDRGSRMMKRDCELMGLTWLLARNKTAYIPTVSAVLRAILYSAHPQHYKCSPDQENMPLAVDSLQFDHLEPSSSLSSQTTLNHYHFSMHVLPILVLVFLLPAGGYQYSWL; encoded by the exons ATGAAGAAGCCTAACGTTCCCCATCTCCCGTTCTCTCTGTGCCTTCTCTCCTTGCAATGCTTGATGACTGTTCAAACCTCCACCGTCCCGGCCTACCCTTCATCCGACTTGCCATATTCCAACCAAACCTGCCGCCTTGACCTCTCTGCTGAACTCTTCGGCGGTGTCGGCGAAGCCTGCGGCCGTTCCCTTGACCGTAGCCGATGCTGCCCCGTCCTAGCCGCCTGGCTCTTCGCCGCGCATGCCCGCTTCGCCCTCGACCTCCACTCTTATCCTCCCACCTCCCCTTCCACTTCTCCTCTGGACCCCGCCGACGACAGCCTTCCTATGATGCCCGACTCCGACTCGCAGCGTTGTGTTGCCGCGCTGCACGGTGCACTCGTC GCCGATGACATACATTTACCGAGGCCTAACTCGACGTGTGACACGGTGTTGTGC TTTTGTGGGATAAGGTTGCATGAACTTGGCTCACTGAGTTGCCCGGCGGCGTTTACTGTGTCCGAGAACCGGAATGCGACG CCGACGGCGGCGTTGAAGGGGTTGGAGGTGGCTTGTCGCAATGCTTCTTACGCCGGCTGCACTCGTTGCCTTGGCGCTCTCCAAAAG GTGAAGGGTGGGGGAGTTGAGGCAATGAGCAGTGACAGGGGGAGCAGGATGATGAAGAGAGACTGTGAGCTGATGGGCCTGACGTGGCTTCTTGCCAGGAACAAGACGGCTTACATCCCCACCGTCTCAGCTGTTTTGCGTGCCATCCTGTACAGTGCTCATCCCCAGCACTACAAATGCAGCCCTGATCAAGAGAACATGCCTCTCGCCGTTGATTCACTCCAGTTCGATCACCTTGAGCCTTCTTCGTCTCTCTCTTCCCAAACTACCCTCAACCATTACCACTTTTCCATGCATGTCCTTCCTATTCtggttcttgtttttcttttgccaGCTGGTGGTTATCAGTACTCCTGGCTATGA
- the LOC120277345 gene encoding disease resistance RPP13-like protein 4 isoform X2, whose protein sequence is MSRKKARSQNVMSKGGLIIQDVVAPLMQQVADAKCILATKRSKSMHNGSSTADGLLQEIENEVLLIKDSFQRLETWIKDVENEVSVVTKNLDDILEGNTGRRVFDSGLQTIHKSIFTLREHVTGPLGQLRCKSSSVGELGGGQCSLTHSLSPTITTEPHFRTNSATQRFEVTKKYEKISPTLRRCLLTLAIFPQDSVIEKRLLIHWWVGEGLVTPTSDHTAEEFGDRYIKDLISEGLIVPVCRGHSSQVKHLRVEQWIREEVIILAMLDKAFSFNGSGELIEALTSSPRACLKESPQQQGTIQMPAITDFSWNNFKTCFNVDKHNLRFERSRFMAMRNAAVMQLGRWQTSPKHHIETVSIEFLEWLACFNKLKYLSLRGISNITKLPRSIGELTDLMILDLRACHNLENLPVEVTMLKKLTYLDVSECYLLDHMPEGLGSLTELRVLKGFVIGNSRSRDPCRLGELARLQKLWKLSISIGRDTAGGKREFHELSQFTARRSLTITWGVTALAPSNGVRNAPSGKSSAGINLSPPPYLEKLDLRCFPRNMAPEWLTCGKFLNLQKLYIRGGSLRRIGVGTELKSVEVLRLRFLSEFRMEEHELRKIFPRLVILEVQDCHRLASTVCKLCSDQLIANPKACS, encoded by the coding sequence TACTACAAGAGATTGAGAATGAGGTGCTGCTCATCAAGGACTCTTTCCAAAGACTAGAGACTTGGATTAAAGACGTTGAGAATGAAGTCAGCGTCGTCACAAAAAACCTGGATGACATCTTGGAAGGCAATACAGGAAGAAGAGTATTTGATTCCGGGCTCCAAACCATCCACAAGAGTATCTTTACTCTGAGAGAACATGTAACTGGGCCACTTGGCCAGCTCCGCTGTAAATCATCCAGTGTTGGTGAACTAGGAGGAGGACAGTGCTCTCTGACCCATTCCCTCTCACCCACCATCACCACCGAGCCTCACTTCAGAACCAACTCGGCCACGCAACGATTTGAAGTCACAAAGAAGTATGAAAAGATCAGTCCGACACTGAGAAGATGTTTGCTCACATTAGCCATATTCCCACAGGATTCAGTCATAGAGAAGAGGTTGTTGATCCACTGGTGGGTTGGGGAGGGACTTGTTACTCCAACTAGTGACCACACAGCAGAGGAGTTTGGAGACCGGTACATCAAAGACCTCATCAGTGAGGGTCTTATCGTTCCTGTTTGTAGAGGCCATAGCTCACAGGTTAAGCACTTGAGGGTGGAACAATGGATTCGAGAAGAGGTAATCATTCTTGCTATGCTAGATAAAGCTTTCAGCTTCAATGGCTCCGGGGAGCTGATAGAAGCTCTCACATCATCTCCCCGTGCTTGCTTAAAAGAGTCACCGCAGCAGCAAGGCACTATACAGATGCCAGCAATTACGGATTTCAGCTGGAACAATTTCAAGACATGTTTTAACGTGGATAAACACAACCTTAGGTTTGAGAGGAGCAGATTCATGGCTATGAGAAATGCTGCAGTGATGCAGCTGGGGAGATGGCAAACCTCTCCCAAGCATCACATTGAAACTGTGAGCATTGAGTTCTTGGAATGGTTGGCATGTTTCAACAAGTTGAAGTACCTCAGCCTCCGAGGCATTTCGAACATCACCAAGCTCCCTCGTTCCATTGGCGAGCTGACTGACTTGATGATCCTAGACCTCCGAGCTTGTCATAATTTGGAGAACCTGCCAGTTGAGGTCACTATGCTTAAGAAACTAACATACTTGGATGTGTCTGAATGTTACTTGTTGGATCACATGCCAGAGGGACTTGGTTCTCTCACAGAGCTTCGAGTGCTGAAAGGCTTTGTGATTGGGAACTCAAGGAGCAGAGATCCATGCCGGCTGGGGGAGCTTGCCAGGTTGCAGAAGCTTTGGAAGCTGAGTATCAGCATAGGCCGTGACACTGCCGGCGGGAAAAGAGAATTCCATGAACTGAGCCAGTTCACGGCACGGCGTTCACTGACAATCACATGGGGAGTTACAGCTTTGGCACCATCAAACGGAGTGAGAAATGCACCGTCTGGCAAGTCAAGCGCTGGAATCAACCTGTCTCCTCCTCCCTATCTGGAAAAGCTGGACCTGCGCTGTTTCCCTCGAAACATGGCGCCAGAGTGGTTGACTTGTGGGAAATTTCTCAACTTGCAGAAGCTGTACATCAGGGGAGGTAGCTTGCGTCGTATTGGTGTGGGAACAGAGCTCAAGTCCGTGGAGGTGTTGCGCTTGAGGTTTCTCTCTGAATTTAGGATGGAAGAACATGAATTGCGGAAGATTTTCCCACGTCTAGTGATTCTAGAAGTTCAAGATTGCCACAGGTTGGCATCAACTGTTTGCAAACTATGTTCGGATCAGCTTATTGCTAATCCAAAAGCGTGCTCATGA